The region CGGAATCGAACGAATCGGTTCCGAGACGTGCTCGAGGCCGGCGTCCCGCTCGCGTTCGGCTCGGACGGCATGCCACTGGATCCGCTGTTCGGCGTCCACCACGCCGTCAATGCACCCACGGAATCCCAGCGACTGTCGGTCACTGAGGCGTTGGGAGCCTACACGCACGGGGCGGCCAACGCCGGGTTCGACGAGGACCGACTCGGCACGCTCGAGGTCGGCAAACGAGCCGACTTCGTGGTGCTCGAGGAGTCGCCGTGGGAGCACTCGGAACGGATCGACGAGATCGACGTGGCGATGACGGCCGTCGACGGGGAGGTCGTCTACGACGTGCTCGAGCGGTAGCGTGCGAGTGGCCGTCGACGCTGCTGAGCGACTGCGTGGCGACCTCGCGACGAACGATCGTCGACACCTACGCGAACGACCGTCTTTTTGTACTGGGAATAGTTGGCACGGATATGCACACAGGACTCATGGTTACGTCGTTCGGTGACGTCGATCAGGCTGACGTCGCCGTCCGCGCGGAGGAGTTAGGATACGACGCCGTCTGGGCCGGCGAACTTTGGGGCGAGAGCAGCGTCGTCCAGCTCACCGAGATGGCCTGTCGAACCGACGAGATCGACCTCGGCACGGCGATCGTGAACGTCTACTCGCGGACGCCGGCCGTCCTCGCCATGACGGCCGCGTCGCTCCAGCGGGCGTCCGAGGGCCGGTTCACGCTCGGCGTCGGCACCAGCACGCCGAAGGCCGTCGAGGACCTCCACGGGATGGCCTTCGATCGGCCCGTCCGGCAAGCTCACGAAACCATCGAACTCGTCCGCGAGTTCACCGCCGCCGGCGGCGAGCCGGTCGCGTACGAGGGCGAACTGCTCGAGGCCGCGGACTTCCCCGCGCTCGACGTTCCGCTTTCGATCTACCACGCGGGACTCGGCCCGGCGAACCGTCGCGTCGTCGGCCGTCTGTGTGACGGCTGGATTCCCCACAATATCCCCTTCTCGAAACTCGAGGAGGCCTTCGAGGAGGTCGCGAGCGCGGCTCGAGAACGCGAGCGAGATCCCGACGAAATAACGATCGCGCCGTACGTTCCCTCGGCCGTCAGCGAGGACCGAGCCGAGGCTCGAGAGACGCTGCGTCGACACATCGCCTACTACGTCGGCAGCGGCGAGGGGTACAGACGGGCGGCCGCGATGGCGTACCCCGACGCGGCCGAACGCGTGGCCGAAGCGTGGCGAAACGGCGACAACCGGGAGGCCGCAGCGGCCGTCACGGACGAGATGCTCGCGGATCTCGGCGTCGCCGGGACGCCCGAGGACGCGCGCGAACAACTCGAGACGCTCGTCGCCGAGACGGAGATCGATCACCCGATCGTCGTGGTTCCGGAACCGGCCTCGAGCGAAATTACCGAGGCGACGATCGACGCGCTGGCTCCGACGCACTTCTAGCCGGTGTTCGGTCAGTCGATGTCGACCCGGCGGCCCGTTTCGGCCGATTCGTAGGCCGCCTCGATCGCACGAATGTCCGCCAGTCCGTCCTCGCCGTCGGGTTCGGGATCGGTCTCGGTGAGCACGCAGTAGCCGAAGTAGTCGAACTCCTCGCCGACCTCGTCGACCGGCACCCCCGTGTACTCCATGCGGAGGTCGCCGCTCTCGACGATCATATCCTGCGGGACGACGCCGCCGAAGGGTGAGGCGATCGAGATCATCCCCTCGGTGCCGACGATTTCGAGTCGGCTGCTCGCGTGGGCGTCGAAACTCGCCGTACAGGAGGCCGTCGCGCCCGTGTCGAACTCGAGTTGGAACGCGACGTGCTCGTCGACTCGTTCGAAGGGGTCGCCACTCGAGTGGGTCGTCGCGTAGATTCCCGTCGGATCCTGCTCGAGGATAAATCTGGTCGTGTTGAGGGGATAGACGCCGAGGTCGACCAGCGCGCCGCCGCCGGCGAGGTCGGGATCGAGTCGCCAGGAGTCGGGGCTCGCCTCCTCCAACAGCGGGTGTGAGAACGCGCCGTGAACCTGCACGACCTCGCCGAGGACGTCGTCACGGACGAGTTCGCGCGTCCGTCGAACCGTCGGCTCGGTCTGCAATCGGTAGGCAGTCATCAGTGTCACACCGGCGTCGCGGCAGGCGTCGACGATTCCCTGAGCGTCCTCGAGACTGGACTCGAGGGGTTTCTCGCAGATGACGTGTGCACCTCGATCGGCAGCCGCGTTCGCGTAGATGCCGTGGGTCGCGTTCGGCGTCGAGATGTAGACCGCGTCGTACGATTCCTCGTGGGTTCCGGCCAGGAATCCGTCGTAGTCGACGACGTGTGGGACGTCGAAGCGTTCGGCGACGGCTCGCGTCCGATCCGGCGAGCCGGTGACGAGCGTCGTCGTCTCGCAGTACGAACTCTCGGCGATGCCGGGAAGCGCTCGCGTTCGCGCGAATCCGCCGATCCCGATGACGGCGACGCGAACCGTCCCGTCGGGCGACTCGGTCTCCCAATCTCGTCGCGTGAAATCGACGAACGTGTCCTCGAGTTCCATACTCGTCCTACGAGCGACAGCGAAAAATCGTTAGTTCACAGCGTTCAGAGCGTCACGGCCGTCTACGTGTTCCGAACATCGATAACTGACTATCGCGTATTCGAAGGCCGTATCCATCGATGGTATTCGACCGAAATGGTTGTTCGAAGGAAAAAGTTATTCAATAGAGCCATGTGATGTGAGACTACCCAAAAGTGACTCACGATGGTGAAAATGGAAACCACAGCGCTGGACACCGATCTCAGTCTATTCAAATACGACTCCCTCGAGCAGTTGCCGCCTCGCTATCGGGATCTCGAGGAGGGAGAACGGACGAGACGTATCGAGACGGCACTCGGGGAACTCGGCGACGACGTCGTGATTCTCGGGCACAACTACCAGCGACGCGAAATCGTCGAGCACGCCGATTTCGTCGGTGACTCCTACCAGCTTTCGAAAGAGGCGGCCAACGCGGACGCCGAGTACGTTGTCTTCGGCGGCGTGACGTTCATGGCCGAGAGTGCGGACATCATCACGGACGACGAGCAGACGGTAATCCTTCCCAGCATGGAGGCGTCGTGTCCGATGGCCGGAATGGCCGAAGCGCTGCAGGTCGACGCGGCGTGGGCCGAAATTACCGCCGCCGCGCCCGAGGAGAACATCATCCCGATCACCTACATGAACTCGTACGCTGATTTGAAAGCGTTCTGTGCCAGTCAGGGTGGGTTGGTCTGTACGTCTTCGAACGCCCACAAAGCGTTCGAGTACGCCTTCGAGAAGGGCGATAAAGTCCTCTTTCTGCCCGACAAGCACCTCGGCGAGAACACCGCCTACCGACTGGGCATGGAAGACGACATCGCCGAGTGGGACCCCTGGGACCCCGACGGCAAAGACGCCGCGGACGTCGCCGAGAGCAATATTATCCTCTGGGACGGCTACTGCCAGGTCCACGAGCGATTCCGTGTCGATCACATCGAGCAGGTTCGGGACACCCACGACGACGCAAAGGTTATCGTCCATCCGGAGTGTCGCCGCGAGGTCGTCGAGGCCGCGGACAAAGCCGGCTCGACGGCGACGATCTGTGAAACGATCGAAAACGCAGCCCCCGGTGACACGTGGGCCATCGGCACCGAAATCCACCTTACCGAGCACCTCGAGCGTTGGCATCCCGAGGTGAACGTCCTCCCGCTCTGCGGTGACGCCTGCATGGACTGCAACGCGATGCGCCAGATCGACCCCAACTACCTGACGTGGGTCCTCGAGGAACTGGTCGAAGGCCGCGAACGCAACGTGATCGAGGTCGCCCCCGAGGAGAAAGAACTCGCGACCGTCGCCCTCGAACGCATGCTCGAGATCTAACACCATGACGGAAACCTCATCCGACTACGACACCACAGACGTCCTCGTCGTCGGCAGCGGTATCGCCGGCTGTGCGGCCGCGTTTCAGGCCGCCCGGGGCGGTGCCGACGTCTGTCTGGTCACGAAGGCCGAACGCCCGGACGACACCAGCACCGACTGGGCCCAGGGCGGTATCTCGACGACGCGGGACGACCCCGAGAGCCTCAAAACCGACATCCTCGCAGCCAGCGACGGGACCGCCGATCCCGACGCCATCGACGTACTCGTCGAAAACGCCGACGACGCCGTCGAGGACGTGCTCCTCGAGACGCTCGAGATCCCCTTCGACGAAACCGCAGACGGCGCGTTCGACTACACACGCGAGGCGGCACACTCCGAAAACCGAATTCTTCACGTCGACGCGGCGACGGGGACCCACATCCTCCGGCCGTTTTTGAACCACATCGACGATCACGAGCGAATCGAGGTACGCCAGGATACGGCCGCCCTCGAGTTGCTCACCCACGAGGGGCGCGTCCACGGCGTCCTGACCGACGAGGTGGCGACGGGCCACCCCGTCTGTGCGGGAACAACGATCCTCGCGACCGGCGGCATCGGCGCGCTCTACTCGCGCTCGACCAATCCCGACGACGCGACCGGCGACGGCATCGCCATGGCCGCCCTCGCCGGGGCCGACGTCGCGGACCTCGAGTACGTGCAGTTTCACCCCACTGCGTACGATGGTGACGACCCGTTCTTGCTCTCGGAAGCCCTGCGCGGCGAGGGGGCCGTCCTGCGAAACGGGGACGGCGAGCGGTTCATGGCTGACTCCCACCCCGACGCCGAACTCGCACCCCGCGACGTCGTCGCCCGCGCCGTCGAGACCGAACGCGAGGCGACAGGCAAGGTCGTCCTCGACGTGAGCACCCTCGAGGGCGAGTTCGACGCCGAGTACCCCGCCCTCGCTCAGAAGTGCCGAGACCGAGGCATCGACGGCACCGAGATTCCGGTCGCCCCTTGCGAGCACTTTCTGTGTGGGGGAATCGACGTCGACGAGCGCGGGCGAACCTCGCTGGACCGACTCTACGCCGTCGGCGAGTGCGCTCGAACGGGCGTCCACGGCGCGAACCGACTCGCGAGTACGAGCCTGCTCGAGGGCCTCGTCTGGGGGCTGCGAGCGGGCGAGGATGCCGCGACTACGGACGCCGACCCCAAGATCGTCGAGACTCCTGACCTCCGCAACAGCGACCCCGAACTTCCAGAACGCTTCGCCGCCGAGAAAGCAATCCGACTCAGGCAGACGATGGACGAGTATCTGGGCCTCGAGCGAGACCCCGACGACATCGCCCGAGCGAGTGCCGTCCTCCGACGGCTCAAAGGCGAGGTCGACGCCTACGTCCGAACGCGGACCGCTCGAGACCTCTACGAACTCCGAAACGCCAGCGTCGTCGCATTGTTGATCGCACGTGCCGCGAGCGAGAACGGGGAGTCGGCGGGGTGTCACTACGTCGTC is a window of Natronorubrum sediminis DNA encoding:
- a CDS encoding LLM class flavin-dependent oxidoreductase, which gives rise to MHTGLMVTSFGDVDQADVAVRAEELGYDAVWAGELWGESSVVQLTEMACRTDEIDLGTAIVNVYSRTPAVLAMTAASLQRASEGRFTLGVGTSTPKAVEDLHGMAFDRPVRQAHETIELVREFTAAGGEPVAYEGELLEAADFPALDVPLSIYHAGLGPANRRVVGRLCDGWIPHNIPFSKLEEAFEEVASAARERERDPDEITIAPYVPSAVSEDRAEARETLRRHIAYYVGSGEGYRRAAAMAYPDAAERVAEAWRNGDNREAAAAVTDEMLADLGVAGTPEDAREQLETLVAETEIDHPIVVVPEPASSEITEATIDALAPTHF
- the gfo6 gene encoding D-xylose 1-dehydrogenase Gfo6 → MELEDTFVDFTRRDWETESPDGTVRVAVIGIGGFARTRALPGIAESSYCETTTLVTGSPDRTRAVAERFDVPHVVDYDGFLAGTHEESYDAVYISTPNATHGIYANAAADRGAHVICEKPLESSLEDAQGIVDACRDAGVTLMTAYRLQTEPTVRRTRELVRDDVLGEVVQVHGAFSHPLLEEASPDSWRLDPDLAGGGALVDLGVYPLNTTRFILEQDPTGIYATTHSSGDPFERVDEHVAFQLEFDTGATASCTASFDAHASSRLEIVGTEGMISIASPFGGVVPQDMIVESGDLRMEYTGVPVDEVGEEFDYFGYCVLTETDPEPDGEDGLADIRAIEAAYESAETGRRVDID
- the nadA gene encoding quinolinate synthase NadA — encoded protein: MVKMETTALDTDLSLFKYDSLEQLPPRYRDLEEGERTRRIETALGELGDDVVILGHNYQRREIVEHADFVGDSYQLSKEAANADAEYVVFGGVTFMAESADIITDDEQTVILPSMEASCPMAGMAEALQVDAAWAEITAAAPEENIIPITYMNSYADLKAFCASQGGLVCTSSNAHKAFEYAFEKGDKVLFLPDKHLGENTAYRLGMEDDIAEWDPWDPDGKDAADVAESNIILWDGYCQVHERFRVDHIEQVRDTHDDAKVIVHPECRREVVEAADKAGSTATICETIENAAPGDTWAIGTEIHLTEHLERWHPEVNVLPLCGDACMDCNAMRQIDPNYLTWVLEELVEGRERNVIEVAPEEKELATVALERMLEI
- a CDS encoding L-aspartate oxidase, which translates into the protein MTETSSDYDTTDVLVVGSGIAGCAAAFQAARGGADVCLVTKAERPDDTSTDWAQGGISTTRDDPESLKTDILAASDGTADPDAIDVLVENADDAVEDVLLETLEIPFDETADGAFDYTREAAHSENRILHVDAATGTHILRPFLNHIDDHERIEVRQDTAALELLTHEGRVHGVLTDEVATGHPVCAGTTILATGGIGALYSRSTNPDDATGDGIAMAALAGADVADLEYVQFHPTAYDGDDPFLLSEALRGEGAVLRNGDGERFMADSHPDAELAPRDVVARAVETEREATGKVVLDVSTLEGEFDAEYPALAQKCRDRGIDGTEIPVAPCEHFLCGGIDVDERGRTSLDRLYAVGECARTGVHGANRLASTSLLEGLVWGLRAGEDAATTDADPKIVETPDLRNSDPELPERFAAEKAIRLRQTMDEYLGLERDPDDIARASAVLRRLKGEVDAYVRTRTARDLYELRNASVVALLIARAASENGESAGCHYVVEDSSDEQMAEHPTSD